A region from the Anaerolineae bacterium genome encodes:
- a CDS encoding Transcriptional regulator, GntR family, producing the protein MKNHKGTVLSSEIFNVLKERIICWKYPPGYRFLEEELCAEFGVSRSPIRETLQMLAENGLVIKEPHRGYMVRQPDMEEINQLYDIRIALESFVVEWLAIHGMPEEVWEELYTFWQQVLLNTPPLLVDFAEKDEAFHETLAECTGNRILLSYLKSVNERLHFIRMTDITNIDRLRVTCDQHLQVLERIKNGDVQGAQQAIRLNIEGGRQKVAQAYMEALSQAFLNYSNSMRDKKGYSPLK; encoded by the coding sequence ATGAAAAACCATAAAGGGACTGTGCTGAGTAGTGAAATTTTCAATGTCTTGAAGGAACGCATAATCTGCTGGAAATATCCGCCTGGTTACCGTTTCCTTGAGGAAGAATTATGCGCAGAGTTTGGCGTCAGCCGTAGTCCAATTCGGGAAACTTTGCAAATGCTGGCAGAGAATGGATTGGTAATAAAAGAACCCCATCGGGGATATATGGTGCGCCAGCCCGACATGGAAGAAATTAATCAACTCTATGATATCCGCATTGCCTTAGAAAGCTTTGTGGTGGAATGGCTAGCCATCCATGGGATGCCAGAAGAGGTATGGGAGGAATTATACACCTTCTGGCAACAAGTGTTGCTGAACACCCCTCCCCTGCTAGTCGATTTTGCCGAAAAAGATGAAGCTTTTCACGAAACTTTGGCAGAATGCACTGGGAATCGCATCCTACTCAGCTATTTAAAAAGCGTCAACGAACGATTGCATTTTATCCGGATGACAGATATTACAAATATTGATCGTCTGAGGGTGACTTGTGATCAGCATCTACAAGTTTTGGAGCGTATAAAAAATGGAGATGTTCAGGGGGCGCAACAGGCAATACGCTTGAACATCGAAGGCGGGCGTCAAAAGGTAGCTCAAGCATATATGGAAGCCCTATCCCAGGCATTTCTGAACTACTCCAACTCTATGCGAGATAAAAAAGGGTACTCTCCCTTAAAGTGA
- a CDS encoding Protein fdrA: protein MAVKSLVKPSAYYDSVTLMLVARELVRLPGVNDAAAVMATEANKAILLQAGLLTPEAQAAGANDLVIVVSATDETIDEALSQAERLLQKKQPEVASEAPGQAFAQGYRPRTLTAAAKATPQANLALISVAGRYAADEAWEALHRGLHVFLFSDNVSIEDEVMLKRYAADRGLLVMGPGAGTAIINGVALGFANVVPRGPVGLVSAAGTGLQEVTSLLARHGVGITQAIGTGGRDTSQAVGGITMLMGLQALQEDNNTEVIVLISKPAAKTVTQKVLDQVNRSQKPTVVCFLGEDARSLGVEEKKNLWAVRTLEEAALQSVAIVSGKKDFDLSARDLSDNITELRRQLQPQQRYLRALFSGGTLCYEAQLIWRDQLKEPVFSNAPLDEGNKLADSSHSQGHTAIDLGEEEFTVGRPHPMIDNDLRIRRLLQEVQQPEVGVVLLDVVLGYGAHPDPASELAEAIRKAQETAAKAGRKVIFVASITGTDGDPQNYSRQEQLLRDSGVILCPSNAAAARLTARILEEYG from the coding sequence TTGGCAGTAAAGTCCCTTGTCAAGCCCAGTGCATATTATGACTCAGTCACCTTGATGCTGGTGGCAAGAGAGCTTGTCCGTCTGCCAGGAGTGAACGACGCTGCGGCTGTGATGGCAACCGAGGCAAATAAAGCCATATTGCTTCAGGCAGGGTTACTTACCCCCGAAGCTCAAGCAGCGGGCGCAAATGACCTGGTCATCGTGGTTTCGGCTACGGATGAAACCATCGATGAGGCTCTCTCCCAGGCAGAGCGATTACTCCAAAAAAAGCAACCAGAGGTCGCTTCCGAAGCTCCAGGTCAAGCTTTCGCTCAAGGGTACCGTCCCCGCACCCTGACTGCCGCCGCAAAGGCAACTCCTCAAGCAAACTTAGCCCTGATTTCAGTCGCCGGGCGATATGCTGCGGATGAAGCCTGGGAAGCCCTCCATCGCGGTTTACATGTCTTCCTCTTCAGCGACAACGTGTCTATCGAAGATGAAGTGATGCTCAAACGGTACGCCGCCGATAGGGGATTGTTGGTGATGGGCCCTGGCGCTGGCACTGCTATCATTAATGGGGTAGCGTTGGGGTTCGCAAATGTCGTCCCAAGAGGGCCGGTCGGCTTGGTCTCTGCTGCGGGTACGGGCTTGCAGGAGGTTACCAGCCTGTTGGCAAGACATGGGGTAGGGATAACCCAAGCGATAGGCACAGGGGGAAGGGATACCAGTCAGGCAGTTGGGGGGATCACGATGCTGATGGGCTTGCAGGCTTTGCAGGAGGATAACAATACTGAGGTGATTGTCTTGATCAGCAAACCTGCCGCCAAAACAGTTACCCAAAAGGTACTGGATCAGGTCAACCGCAGCCAAAAGCCAACCGTTGTATGCTTTTTGGGGGAAGACGCTCGAAGTCTTGGAGTTGAAGAGAAAAAGAATTTATGGGCAGTTCGCACGCTGGAGGAAGCCGCCTTACAGAGTGTGGCAATTGTATCCGGCAAGAAAGATTTTGACCTCTCAGCACGAGATCTCTCCGATAACATTACAGAACTTCGGCGACAGTTACAACCCCAACAACGCTACCTCCGTGCTCTATTTTCAGGGGGTACGTTGTGTTACGAGGCGCAGTTGATCTGGCGCGATCAACTGAAAGAGCCCGTATTCTCGAATGCCCCCCTTGATGAGGGCAATAAACTTGCGGATTCCAGTCATAGCCAAGGACACACAGCAATTGACCTGGGGGAGGAGGAGTTCACAGTCGGACGTCCGCATCCGATGATTGACAATGATTTACGCATCCGACGCCTGTTGCAAGAAGTGCAACAACCAGAAGTAGGGGTAGTGCTGTTGGATGTTGTGCTTGGCTACGGAGCTCATCCCGATCCTGCGTCCGAACTGGCGGAAGCAATCCGTAAGGCACAAGAAACTGCAGCCAAGGCGGGACGCAAGGTGATCTTCGTGGCTTCCATTACTGGCACCGATGGCGATCCGCAAAATTATAGCCGCCAGGAGCAATTGCTAAGGGACAGTGGTGTCATCCTTTGTCCCAGTAACGCTGCAGCAGCGCGATTAACTGCACGCATTTTGGAGGAATATGGATAG
- a CDS encoding Metal-dependent hydrolase, translating into MKFIDLTIPLGVATPPWPTYEPLQVKYFKRLAPNGANGQIVTHSNHLGTHLDGEIHFHTPGRDIASLDLDFLIHEAAIVDLSDVCGDYDVYTSQMVEERVEVREGDILIIHTGYHHFGWDMPTADEVRYMVKHPGPDREFAEWARSKKLRWIGVDCGSADHPMNTIIRDWMPRQARQAEKVFKKKFGKTLAEFFDDTKYQLMHLEMFPYGIIHAECLGGEIDLLLNQRVTVGFFPWRFVDGESSIGRCVAIVDEETYETLMQKKASWPKTRFGDAYDPSHVERINQLSLANLAE; encoded by the coding sequence ATGAAATTCATCGATTTGACCATTCCCTTAGGAGTTGCTACTCCACCGTGGCCTACTTATGAACCGTTACAGGTGAAGTACTTCAAGCGTTTAGCGCCGAATGGCGCAAATGGCCAGATTGTGACCCACTCCAATCATCTGGGCACTCACCTCGATGGGGAAATTCACTTTCACACGCCTGGCAGAGACATCGCTTCCCTCGATCTTGATTTTCTGATTCATGAAGCTGCCATCGTGGACTTGAGCGATGTGTGCGGCGATTATGATGTATATACCAGCCAAATGGTTGAAGAACGGGTTGAAGTAAGAGAAGGGGACATTCTGATTATCCATACCGGCTATCATCATTTCGGATGGGATATGCCCACCGCGGACGAAGTGCGCTATATGGTCAAGCACCCTGGTCCCGATCGAGAGTTTGCTGAATGGGCTCGGTCAAAGAAGCTGCGCTGGATTGGTGTGGATTGCGGTAGCGCCGATCATCCTATGAACACCATTATTCGCGATTGGATGCCTCGTCAGGCTCGGCAAGCGGAAAAAGTTTTCAAAAAGAAATTTGGTAAGACCCTCGCTGAATTCTTTGATGACACCAAATATCAGCTAATGCACCTGGAGATGTTCCCTTATGGGATCATCCACGCTGAGTGTTTAGGTGGCGAAATCGATCTCCTGCTTAATCAGCGAGTCACTGTCGGATTCTTCCCCTGGCGATTTGTGGATGGGGAATCCAGCATTGGTCGCTGTGTTGCGATTGTCGATGAGGAAACCTACGAGACTCTCATGCAGAAAAAAGCCTCCTGGCCAAAAACTCGCTTTGGAGACGCTTACGACCCAAGCCATGTGGAGCGTATTAATCAACTGAGTTTAGCCAATTTAGCTGAGTAA
- a CDS encoding 3-ketoacyl-CoA thiolase, with amino-acid sequence MRDVAVIGVGMIPFGRRDEDSLMDMLATASLKALDDAGLGDKEKPVDAVYVGNMGAGILQHQTALASSLVDRLSLLPAAAETVENGPASGGSAVKNGILAVASGYYDYVLVVGGEKMREVTGWRATDFVATMTHPLAEYIYGVTLPGLAGMFTRLYMEKYGVTPEMLVEVAIKNQSMGALNPYAHVEMAITREGIYESWHSIVNNPPVADPLRLYDACPVSDGAAAIVLCPLELAKKHQKTPILIAGFGQATDTQTLQERDDPTDLKAVTLAAQKAFEMAKMKPSDIHVAELHDAFTILEIAESEHIGFFKKGEGGKAVLQGKTRLGGQIPINVSGGLKARGHPVGATGVAQIVEIVFQLRHELPKERQVRNAQNGLTVNFGGFGNNVLVFILRRVEQ; translated from the coding sequence ATGAGAGACGTAGCAGTCATCGGGGTGGGGATGATCCCATTCGGGCGTCGTGATGAAGACAGCCTGATGGATATGCTCGCCACTGCTTCTTTGAAGGCGCTGGACGATGCTGGCTTAGGCGACAAAGAAAAACCTGTGGATGCTGTCTATGTAGGGAATATGGGGGCGGGAATTCTTCAACATCAAACGGCTCTGGCAAGCTCTTTGGTAGACCGCTTGAGCCTGTTGCCGGCTGCCGCAGAAACCGTCGAAAACGGTCCAGCTTCTGGCGGTTCGGCGGTGAAAAATGGCATCCTGGCGGTAGCTTCCGGCTATTACGACTATGTACTGGTGGTCGGTGGTGAAAAAATGCGCGAAGTAACGGGGTGGAGGGCAACCGATTTTGTCGCCACCATGACTCATCCGCTGGCTGAATACATCTACGGGGTTACCCTGCCCGGTTTAGCTGGAATGTTCACGCGGTTATATATGGAAAAGTATGGGGTTACGCCCGAAATGCTTGTGGAGGTGGCGATTAAGAACCAGAGTATGGGCGCCCTTAACCCTTATGCGCACGTTGAAATGGCAATCACCCGCGAAGGCATCTACGAATCATGGCATTCAATTGTAAACAACCCTCCAGTTGCGGATCCGCTTCGATTGTACGACGCTTGTCCAGTGAGTGACGGAGCAGCAGCCATCGTACTATGTCCCCTGGAGCTGGCAAAGAAACATCAAAAGACGCCGATTTTGATTGCCGGCTTTGGACAAGCAACGGATACGCAGACCCTCCAAGAGCGCGATGATCCAACCGATCTCAAAGCCGTTACCCTCGCCGCGCAAAAGGCGTTTGAGATGGCGAAAATGAAACCCTCTGACATCCATGTTGCAGAACTCCATGATGCCTTTACAATCCTTGAAATCGCCGAAAGCGAGCATATTGGCTTTTTCAAGAAAGGCGAGGGAGGGAAAGCGGTCTTACAGGGGAAAACCCGCTTAGGCGGGCAGATACCCATTAACGTCTCGGGGGGTCTAAAGGCTAGAGGTCACCCTGTAGGCGCCACCGGCGTTGCCCAGATCGTCGAAATCGTTTTTCAGTTGCGCCATGAACTGCCAAAAGAGAGACAGGTGCGCAACGCTCAAAACGGTCTGACGGTGAACTTCGGCGGATTTGGCAACAATGTGCTGGTTTTTATCCTGCGGAGGGTTGAACAATGA
- a CDS encoding Cell division transporter, ATP-binding protein FtsE, whose translation MNIHLSNPPVLRTENLTKIYRMGEVEVVALKEVNFAVQRGEFVAIMGASGSGKSTLLHLLGGLDTPTHGEVYFDGQALSKLNDDQITLLRRQKIGFIFQFYNLLPTLNAVENVALPLMIDGQQVSQYQAKVQELLHLVKLHGRENHRPDQLSGGQQQRVAIARAFVNQPQVVLADEPTGNLDSRSGKGILELLQSVCKELCTTIVMVTHDPKAASYADRVVFLKDGEIVNEITSQNGSVPIDQIMAIMAKLEN comes from the coding sequence ATGAATATTCACTTATCCAATCCACCGGTCTTACGCACCGAAAACCTGACCAAAATCTATCGTATGGGGGAGGTTGAGGTGGTGGCTTTGAAAGAGGTCAATTTCGCTGTGCAACGCGGCGAATTTGTTGCCATCATGGGCGCGTCGGGCTCGGGCAAGTCCACCCTGCTTCATCTGCTCGGCGGTCTGGATACCCCAACCCATGGCGAAGTGTATTTCGACGGGCAGGCGCTCTCCAAACTGAACGATGACCAGATCACCCTCCTGCGCCGACAGAAGATTGGCTTCATTTTCCAGTTCTACAATCTCCTGCCCACCCTCAACGCCGTCGAGAACGTCGCCCTGCCCCTGATGATCGATGGGCAACAGGTCTCCCAATACCAGGCGAAGGTGCAGGAGTTGCTCCATCTGGTCAAATTACATGGTCGTGAAAACCATCGCCCCGACCAGCTTTCGGGTGGTCAGCAACAACGCGTGGCGATTGCGCGCGCCTTTGTCAACCAACCCCAGGTGGTCTTAGCCGATGAACCAACCGGCAATCTGGACTCGCGCTCCGGCAAGGGGATTCTGGAACTGCTTCAAAGCGTCTGCAAAGAACTTTGCACCACCATTGTCATGGTCACCCACGATCCAAAGGCAGCCTCCTATGCCGATCGCGTTGTCTTCCTGAAGGATGGCGAGATCGTCAACGAAATTACCAGCCAGAACGGCAGCGTTCCCATCGATCAGATCATGGCGATCATGGCGAAACTGGAAAACTAA
- a CDS encoding putative ABC transporter protein, which yields MWFIALRNISSRKFRALLTAVGVLLGVSVVLAIQVTNQTTIDSLRRVFDRAAGQASLLIIPSSQKDENLKQSLLPTVQSAKGVEVAAPSIRVNTLPADEATDWQISLNINGVAAGNFFLLYGIDPVLDPQVRVYVLAEGRMPQPGRYEIVLTRKYADEKKLRVGNWFILLTPNGTVRLKISGLLAAEGVALINDSVVGFAPLKVVQDSFDLQNQLDEIAIRTPEAISGKPQLLENLKQTLQQRLGKNADVVYPDSRGAVVGQMLATYQLGLSFFSIIAIFVGSFLVYNTFSMTVSERICEIGMLRAIGMNRKQVLLTVLMEAFIVALFGSLAGIPLGLLLARGLIRMTDAVITPSEEIFSVSVPIFLEALAVGIGVALLSALQPALRAANISPLDALRVRARSDTKPARIIWISGFLLIAFGYIIIYGTEWPESWMFTIGSMAVLTIFLGATLTVTLAIQYLEALPRRLAARFYGNEGRLGSANVRRTIGRTTLTVASLMVSLTMIISINSVATSFKKDMGAWIDSALGGDLYVRSAVTMRQSFGSQLKSVPGVAVVTPTRVLEVRLDPASLPKNTVQNEFYLYAIDPDTFRQIADLQFTEKQSDPEASWARLKRGSAVFISNVTADRYHLKKGDRITILTSRGKHSFTVAGVVLDFTGQRGVLYTTYQDLQTYFGESGADRFTLKVAQGYSVEQVAEEIEKRYQKRRHISLQSTQEFKESVLDLVASAFRLFDVLGLIGILIGALGVVNTLTMNVIERQREIGALRSMGMTRRQVMRMILAEALAHGTMGGIYGLVFGFLIAQVMILAMNLMIGYNLSYKFSLQPFLIGVFIAFLVAQIAALGPARRAAKVNIIEAIKHE from the coding sequence TTGTGGTTCATTGCCCTGCGAAATATCTCCAGCCGCAAGTTCCGCGCCTTGCTGACTGCGGTGGGGGTCTTGCTGGGCGTGTCGGTGGTGCTGGCAATTCAAGTGACCAACCAGACCACCATTGACTCATTGCGCCGCGTCTTCGACCGTGCCGCCGGGCAAGCGAGCCTGCTCATCATCCCTAGCAGCCAAAAAGATGAAAACCTTAAACAGAGTTTGCTCCCCACCGTCCAGTCGGCCAAGGGGGTCGAGGTCGCTGCTCCCTCCATCCGCGTCAATACCCTGCCCGCCGATGAAGCCACCGATTGGCAGATCAGTCTCAACATCAACGGTGTGGCAGCCGGCAATTTCTTTTTGCTCTATGGCATCGATCCCGTCCTGGATCCGCAGGTGCGCGTCTATGTGCTCGCAGAGGGAAGAATGCCCCAGCCAGGGCGCTACGAAATTGTCTTGACGCGCAAATATGCCGACGAGAAGAAATTGCGAGTCGGAAACTGGTTTATTTTATTGACCCCCAATGGGACGGTGAGGCTCAAAATCAGCGGTCTTCTGGCAGCCGAGGGCGTGGCATTGATCAACGACAGCGTGGTTGGTTTTGCCCCTCTAAAAGTGGTGCAAGATTCTTTTGATCTTCAGAACCAACTGGACGAGATTGCCATCCGCACCCCCGAAGCGATCAGCGGCAAGCCGCAGCTCCTGGAAAACCTGAAACAAACCCTGCAACAGCGGCTGGGCAAAAACGCCGACGTGGTCTATCCAGATTCGCGGGGAGCGGTGGTGGGGCAAATGTTAGCCACCTATCAATTAGGCTTGAGCTTCTTTTCCATCATCGCCATCTTTGTCGGTTCTTTTCTGGTGTACAACACCTTCTCGATGACCGTCTCCGAGCGCATCTGCGAAATCGGCATGTTGCGCGCCATCGGCATGAATCGCAAACAGGTGCTGCTCACGGTCTTGATGGAAGCCTTCATTGTTGCTCTGTTCGGATCGCTGGCGGGCATCCCGCTTGGTCTGCTCCTGGCGCGCGGTTTGATTCGCATGACCGATGCCGTGATTACCCCCTCGGAAGAGATCTTTAGCGTCTCTGTTCCGATCTTCCTCGAAGCCCTCGCCGTGGGGATTGGCGTCGCTTTGCTGTCTGCCTTACAACCAGCCCTGCGAGCAGCCAACATCAGCCCGCTCGATGCCTTACGCGTGCGGGCGCGCTCGGACACCAAACCTGCCAGAATCATCTGGATCAGCGGCTTCCTCTTGATTGCCTTCGGTTACATCATCATTTACGGCACAGAGTGGCCGGAAAGCTGGATGTTTACCATTGGTAGCATGGCAGTGCTGACCATCTTTCTCGGCGCAACCCTGACGGTCACCCTTGCCATTCAGTACCTAGAAGCGCTCCCGCGCCGACTGGCAGCCAGATTTTACGGCAATGAAGGGCGCTTAGGTTCGGCGAATGTACGCCGTACCATTGGTCGAACAACGCTGACGGTGGCTTCCCTGATGGTCTCCCTGACCATGATCATTTCGATCAACTCGGTCGCTACCTCTTTCAAGAAAGACATGGGCGCCTGGATCGATTCGGCTTTGGGTGGCGATCTGTATGTCCGCTCGGCAGTGACCATGCGTCAATCCTTTGGAAGTCAGTTGAAAAGCGTGCCAGGGGTTGCTGTGGTCACGCCGACCCGCGTGCTGGAAGTGCGCCTTGACCCCGCTTCGCTGCCCAAAAACACCGTCCAAAACGAATTCTATCTTTACGCTATCGACCCAGATACCTTTCGGCAAATTGCCGATCTGCAATTCACAGAAAAACAAAGCGACCCCGAAGCCAGTTGGGCACGCCTGAAGCGCGGCAGCGCCGTATTCATCTCCAATGTCACTGCCGATCGCTATCACCTGAAAAAAGGCGACCGCATCACCATCCTGACCTCGCGCGGCAAGCATTCCTTTACCGTTGCCGGCGTCGTCCTCGATTTCACCGGGCAGCGAGGGGTGCTTTATACCACCTATCAGGATTTGCAAACCTATTTCGGCGAGAGCGGCGCAGATCGTTTTACGCTTAAGGTCGCCCAGGGTTACTCGGTCGAGCAGGTGGCGGAAGAAATCGAGAAACGCTATCAAAAGCGCCGCCACATCAGCTTACAATCCACGCAGGAGTTCAAAGAAAGCGTGCTCGATTTGGTCGCCAGCGCCTTCCGCCTCTTCGATGTCTTGGGATTGATCGGGATTCTGATTGGCGCATTGGGGGTGGTGAACACACTGACGATGAACGTGATCGAAAGACAGCGCGAAATCGGCGCCTTGCGCTCGATGGGCATGACGCGCCGCCAGGTGATGCGCATGATTCTCGCCGAAGCCCTGGCACACGGAACCATGGGCGGCATTTACGGGCTGGTGTTCGGCTTTCTGATTGCCCAGGTGATGATCCTTGCCATGAATCTAATGATCGGATATAATTTATCTTATAAGTTCAGTTTGCAACCGTTCCTGATCGGCGTCTTTATTGCCTTCCTTGTCGCTCAAATCGCCGCCTTAGGGCCCGCCCGGCGAGCCGCCAAAGTGAATATCATCGAAGCCATCAAGCACGAATAA
- a CDS encoding Cytochrome c nitrite reductase, small subunit NrfH: MTKWILLVPLLSLLAVVGVGLYVTDFTAYLGNNPTTCNNCHVMDAVYESWYHAAHKPWATCADCHTPHALIPKYWVKAESGYHHVTAFVLGDIPAAIRAKESSRKIVQENCVRCHQTTVSTMFESPQPLDRYCFDCHRDVAHGERGISLLPYQHTEEYR; the protein is encoded by the coding sequence ATGACCAAGTGGATTCTACTTGTCCCCCTCCTGTCGCTTCTTGCGGTCGTGGGAGTCGGGCTTTATGTGACCGATTTTACGGCCTACCTCGGCAACAATCCCACAACCTGCAACAACTGTCATGTCATGGATGCGGTGTACGAAAGCTGGTATCACGCTGCACACAAGCCCTGGGCAACCTGTGCCGATTGTCACACCCCCCATGCGTTGATTCCAAAATACTGGGTTAAAGCCGAGTCAGGCTACCACCATGTGACAGCTTTTGTCTTGGGGGATATTCCAGCGGCGATCCGGGCCAAAGAGTCATCCCGAAAAATTGTGCAGGAAAACTGTGTTCGCTGTCACCAGACAACGGTCTCCACGATGTTTGAAAGCCCACAACCTCTGGATCGGTATTGCTTCGATTGTCATCGAGACGTGGCTCATGGTGAACGCGGGATTTCGTTATTACCCTATCAACACACGGAGGAATACAGATGA
- a CDS encoding cytochrome c nitrite reductase: protein MKKTPIVLILAGTTLILAAVLIGVLIYMRNQPSPQRGIQPLIEIARYEPDSSKWGLNFPNQYSTFLLTKDNKARTTFGGSEPYSKLESDPRLVTLFAGMPFSIDYNEERGHMNSLTDVRETKRVNEKTAGTCYSCKTANSPGLWDQMGAEEFFKTPFAKLGEKIDQPIGCANCHEANTMRLIVTNPALEEALADMGKDWRTFTRQEMRSVVCANCHVEYYFKGEGKYLTFPWDRGLSADNIAEYYNEIGFKDWDHAMTGAPMIKIQHPEYELYTNNSTHYRAGVACADCHMPYIRDGAAKFSSHDVKSPLFTPEQSCGACHTDVTYVVERVNQIQQQVREVMDVATDALVEAIQAIEKASQDPNANADLLEEARQLHREAQLRVDFINAENSMGFHNPEEALRVLAKATDLARQAQLKAIQASALVLQASK from the coding sequence ATGAAAAAGACACCCATCGTATTAATCTTGGCTGGTACAACCTTAATCCTGGCGGCAGTTCTGATCGGTGTGCTGATCTATATGCGCAACCAGCCCTCTCCGCAGCGCGGCATTCAACCTCTGATCGAAATTGCCCGGTATGAACCAGACTCATCCAAATGGGGATTGAACTTCCCCAATCAGTACTCGACATTTTTACTGACCAAAGACAACAAAGCCAGAACCACCTTTGGCGGCTCTGAACCCTACTCCAAACTGGAAAGCGATCCCCGCCTGGTCACCCTTTTTGCCGGTATGCCCTTCAGCATTGATTACAACGAAGAGCGGGGACATATGAACAGCCTGACCGATGTCCGCGAGACCAAACGGGTCAACGAAAAGACAGCCGGCACATGCTATTCCTGTAAAACTGCTAACAGCCCCGGTTTATGGGATCAAATGGGGGCAGAGGAATTTTTCAAGACTCCCTTTGCAAAGCTGGGTGAGAAAATCGATCAACCCATCGGTTGCGCCAACTGCCACGAGGCAAATACCATGCGCCTGATCGTGACCAACCCGGCTTTAGAAGAAGCGCTCGCCGACATGGGGAAGGACTGGCGGACATTTACTCGCCAGGAGATGCGCTCTGTCGTTTGTGCCAACTGCCATGTGGAATACTACTTCAAAGGCGAAGGGAAATATCTGACCTTTCCATGGGATCGAGGCCTGAGCGCCGATAATATCGCCGAGTATTACAACGAAATCGGATTTAAAGATTGGGATCATGCCATGACCGGCGCGCCCATGATCAAGATTCAACATCCAGAATATGAACTCTATACCAATAACAGCACCCACTATCGGGCGGGGGTTGCCTGTGCCGATTGTCACATGCCCTATATCCGCGATGGGGCAGCCAAGTTCTCCAGCCACGATGTCAAAAGCCCCTTATTTACTCCTGAACAGTCCTGCGGTGCATGCCATACCGACGTTACCTACGTTGTCGAGCGGGTCAATCAAATCCAGCAACAGGTACGTGAGGTAATGGATGTGGCAACGGACGCCCTGGTCGAAGCCATTCAGGCAATCGAAAAAGCCAGCCAGGACCCGAACGCCAATGCAGACCTTCTTGAAGAAGCCCGTCAACTGCACCGTGAAGCCCAGCTTCGAGTGGATTTTATCAACGCCGAAAACAGCATGGGCTTTCACAACCCAGAGGAAGCGCTGCGGGTGCTGGCAAAAGCCACTGACCTTGCCAGGCAAGCCCAGCTCAAAGCCATTCAGGCATCTGCGCTGGTCCTTCAGGCTAGCAAGTAA
- a CDS encoding phosphoribosyltransferase, translating into MERRTEILTWHDVDLLIDHLLPQFEFEFDAILMITRGGIIPGGLLAEAMDITHVLTAAVDFPAQIAMEKARLYAWPEFIQFPEDRLLRARRTLVVDDVWGAGRTITAVKNRVSSAGGIPYTCVLHFNPYRNLFGSVRPDYYAAITDARILYPWEIDRGGPDKMFLEGKLNPSN; encoded by the coding sequence ATGGAACGACGTACTGAAATCCTGACTTGGCATGATGTTGATTTATTAATTGATCATTTGTTGCCTCAATTTGAATTCGAATTCGATGCAATTCTCATGATCACCCGGGGCGGCATTATCCCTGGTGGGCTGCTGGCTGAGGCAATGGATATTACCCATGTTTTGACGGCTGCGGTGGACTTCCCTGCCCAAATTGCGATGGAGAAAGCGCGCCTCTATGCCTGGCCAGAATTTATCCAGTTTCCTGAAGATCGCCTGTTACGCGCCCGCAGAACACTGGTTGTGGATGATGTGTGGGGAGCTGGGCGGACGATCACTGCCGTCAAAAACCGCGTTTCGTCGGCTGGGGGCATTCCCTATACCTGTGTTTTACATTTTAACCCTTACCGAAATCTCTTTGGTTCAGTTCGACCGGATTACTATGCTGCGATTACTGATGCCCGCATCCTTTATCCCTGGGAGATCGATCGGGGTGGACCAGATAAGATGTTCCTGGAGGGCAAGTTAAATCCGTCCAATTAA